A window of Fictibacillus halophilus contains these coding sequences:
- a CDS encoding putative polysaccharide biosynthesis protein: MSRLLRGTLILSAATFFSKFIGLIFVIPFTNLVEEQGMALYGYAYIPYTILLSISTMGVPLAVSKFVSKYNALGDYAAGRKLLKSGLLVMTLTGTLAFVILYMLAPILAHQIIDEKGGQGNSIEDITLVIRMVSTALIVVPSMSLIRGYFQGFQSMGPTAVSQVVEQIVRIVFILVGSFVVINLMKGEITTAVALSTFAATLGAIAGLGVLIWYWIKRKPHLDKMYRESKPVADISLRDIYKETIKYAIPFVAVGLAIPLYQMVDQFTIVKTLKDIDYTLDEAESVFAIITQIAHKLVMIPVSLATALALTLIPVITKSFTQNDDEILHKQITQTFQMVLFLTAPAAIGLTVLAYPAYGALFGLSSMETGGYYLQWYAPTALWFAMFTVTAAILQGLNQQRYAFISLSAGFLAKLLLNKPLLLLFGGTGSVIATDIGYTLSILFNLYIIKKYSGFSFKWVYRRTVLITLFCSAMAVTVMIVSALLGETETRLDTIIKLTIGILTGGAVYVFLSHRSGLLNIILGDRIPFLKRRK, translated from the coding sequence TTGTCTCGATTACTTCGTGGAACATTGATTTTATCCGCTGCGACGTTTTTCTCGAAATTTATCGGATTGATCTTTGTAATTCCATTTACCAATCTAGTAGAAGAACAAGGTATGGCTTTATACGGCTATGCTTATATTCCATATACCATATTACTTAGTATTTCCACAATGGGCGTTCCGCTTGCTGTTTCTAAATTTGTTTCGAAATATAATGCATTAGGAGATTATGCTGCAGGAAGGAAACTGTTGAAATCTGGTCTTCTAGTCATGACGCTGACAGGAACTCTAGCTTTTGTCATTCTGTATATGTTAGCGCCTATACTTGCTCATCAGATTATTGATGAAAAAGGTGGACAAGGCAACAGCATTGAAGATATTACATTAGTTATTCGAATGGTAAGTACCGCTTTGATTGTAGTACCTTCTATGAGTTTGATTCGAGGATATTTCCAAGGCTTTCAATCTATGGGGCCAACAGCGGTGTCACAAGTCGTTGAACAGATCGTTCGAATTGTGTTCATCCTTGTTGGAAGTTTCGTTGTAATCAATCTAATGAAGGGTGAGATTACGACAGCTGTAGCACTTTCTACATTTGCAGCTACTCTAGGTGCAATCGCAGGCTTGGGGGTTCTCATCTGGTATTGGATAAAAAGAAAACCGCATCTGGACAAGATGTATAGAGAAAGTAAACCTGTTGCTGATATATCGTTAAGAGATATTTATAAAGAAACGATCAAGTATGCGATTCCGTTTGTAGCTGTCGGTCTAGCTATTCCGCTCTATCAGATGGTGGATCAGTTTACGATCGTAAAAACGCTTAAAGATATTGATTACACTTTAGATGAAGCAGAATCTGTATTTGCCATCATCACACAGATCGCGCATAAGCTTGTTATGATTCCAGTATCATTAGCAACTGCTCTTGCACTAACCTTGATACCTGTTATAACGAAGTCGTTCACCCAAAACGATGATGAGATTCTTCATAAGCAGATCACGCAAACGTTTCAGATGGTGTTATTTCTAACTGCACCAGCAGCGATCGGGCTAACGGTTCTTGCATACCCTGCATATGGTGCACTCTTTGGGTTGTCATCTATGGAGACCGGCGGTTATTATCTTCAATGGTACGCGCCGACTGCATTATGGTTTGCGATGTTTACCGTTACGGCAGCGATCTTACAGGGACTTAATCAGCAACGTTATGCGTTTATCAGTTTATCAGCTGGTTTTTTAGCAAAGTTACTTTTGAACAAGCCTTTATTATTGCTGTTCGGTGGGACCGGCTCTGTTATTGCAACAGACATCGGATACACACTCTCGATTTTGTTTAATCTGTATATCATTAAAAAATACAGCGGCTTCTCCTTTAAATGGGTGTATCGAAGAACGGTTCTGATCACGTTATTTTGCTCAGCGATGGCAGTAACCGTCATGATTGTATCGGCGCTTTTAGGTGAGACAGAGACAAGACTTGATACGATCATTAAATTAACGATCGGTATTCTCACTGGGGGAGCGGTGTATGTGTTCTTAAGTCACCGATCAGGCTTATTAAACATTATATTAGGTGATCGCATTCCTTTCTTGAAACGCAGAAAATAA
- a CDS encoding NAD(P)/FAD-dependent oxidoreductase: protein MIYDCIVIGGGPSGLMASVGAATNGARVLLIDKGEKLGRKLAISGGGRCNVTNRLPVEEIIKHIPGNGRFLYSAFSVFNNEDIIQFFEGLGIQLKEEDHGRMFPVTNKATDVVAALLQKIKQLGVTIRTNTPVKTIHYGNDIHEIVLHSGEVIQTKSIVIAVGGKSVPHTGSTGDGYAWAKKAGHTITELYPTEVPITSNEPFINQKTLQGISLRNVALSVWNPKGKMIKAHQMDMIFTHFGVSGPAALRCSQYVVKALKKFDVPSIEMRIDSFPDENEEALLTSLQKRIDSEPKKAFKNVLKGLLPEKFLHFLIERAEIDGDFIADQVSKQALRQLVTQMKSFSFSVNGTLSIEKAFVTGGGVSVKEIAPQTMASKKQEGLFFCGEILDLHGYTGGYNITVAFVTGNIAGTNAAYHAMS from the coding sequence ATGATTTATGATTGTATAGTGATCGGCGGTGGACCTTCTGGCCTGATGGCGAGTGTAGGTGCTGCTACGAATGGTGCACGGGTTCTATTAATCGATAAAGGAGAAAAACTGGGTCGTAAACTTGCTATTTCTGGAGGCGGACGTTGTAACGTCACAAACCGTCTGCCTGTTGAAGAAATTATCAAACATATTCCGGGGAACGGCCGTTTTTTATACAGTGCCTTTTCCGTTTTCAACAACGAAGATATCATTCAATTCTTCGAGGGGTTAGGAATTCAATTAAAGGAAGAAGACCATGGGCGCATGTTCCCTGTTACAAATAAGGCGACTGATGTTGTTGCTGCTCTTCTGCAAAAAATAAAACAGCTTGGTGTTACCATTCGAACGAACACTCCTGTAAAAACGATTCATTATGGAAATGATATTCACGAGATCGTTCTGCATAGTGGAGAAGTGATCCAAACAAAATCGATCGTAATCGCTGTAGGCGGTAAATCTGTTCCGCATACGGGTTCCACAGGAGATGGTTATGCATGGGCAAAAAAGGCGGGGCACACGATCACAGAACTCTATCCAACTGAGGTTCCCATCACTTCAAATGAACCATTCATCAACCAAAAGACCTTGCAAGGCATCTCTTTACGAAATGTTGCACTGTCGGTATGGAATCCAAAAGGAAAAATGATTAAAGCTCATCAGATGGATATGATCTTTACTCATTTTGGAGTTTCTGGGCCAGCTGCGTTAAGGTGTAGTCAATATGTAGTCAAAGCACTAAAAAAATTCGATGTACCATCAATTGAGATGAGGATTGATTCGTTTCCTGATGAAAATGAAGAAGCCTTACTTACTTCTTTACAGAAAAGAATAGATTCTGAACCTAAGAAAGCATTTAAAAATGTACTGAAAGGATTACTTCCTGAAAAGTTTCTTCATTTCTTAATCGAACGTGCAGAGATTGATGGTGACTTCATTGCTGATCAAGTTTCCAAACAAGCCCTTCGTCAGCTTGTTACACAAATGAAGAGTTTCTCTTTTTCTGTGAACGGTACCTTATCTATCGAAAAAGCTTTCGTTACAGGTGGCGGCGTTTCAGTTAAAGAAATCGCACCTCAAACGATGGCATCTAAGAAACAAGAAGGGTTATTCTTCTGTGGAGAAATCTTAGATCTGCACGGATACACAGGTGGTTATAATATTACCGTTGCCTTTGTAACAGGGAATATTGCGGGAACTAACGCAGCTTACCATGCAATGAGCTAA
- a CDS encoding sporulation protein Cse60, whose translation MIQVKIFDEDHEEDLEIALNEFLSIVPTEKIVDIKYQIAVCDNVHSEDDTMFSFSAMIIYKKIESPK comes from the coding sequence ATGATACAAGTAAAAATCTTTGATGAAGATCATGAAGAGGATTTAGAGATCGCTTTAAATGAGTTTCTGAGCATCGTTCCTACTGAAAAAATTGTGGATATTAAATATCAAATAGCCGTATGTGATAATGTGCACTCAGAGGACGATACGATGTTTTCTTTTTCAGCGATGATTATCTATAAAAAAATCGAATCACCTAAATAA
- a CDS encoding SDR family oxidoreductase: MNVLVIGANGNIGKMTCNILADQEHAVKAMVRKKEQQDHFQHENITAVLGDLEQDFEHVYEGIEAVIFSAGSGGHTGPEKTDAVDYEGAVKSIKLAQKHKVKQFILVSSIGADTPEKGPEGLQHYLEAKGKADQELINSTLNYTILRPGALTDDDGMGMIQAKEKLNERGSIPRADVARTLAACLGNEKVNHKVFELIEGEVPIQTALENL, encoded by the coding sequence GTGAATGTATTAGTAATCGGAGCAAACGGTAATATTGGAAAAATGACATGTAATATACTTGCTGATCAAGAACACGCTGTAAAAGCGATGGTCAGAAAGAAAGAGCAGCAAGATCATTTTCAGCATGAGAACATTACTGCCGTTTTAGGTGATTTAGAACAGGACTTTGAACATGTTTATGAAGGAATTGAAGCTGTTATCTTCTCAGCTGGTTCTGGTGGTCATACAGGACCAGAGAAAACAGACGCTGTAGATTATGAAGGAGCGGTAAAGTCTATAAAATTAGCGCAAAAACATAAGGTGAAACAATTCATTCTAGTAAGTTCGATAGGTGCAGATACACCTGAAAAAGGACCAGAAGGACTTCAGCATTATCTTGAGGCAAAAGGAAAAGCAGATCAAGAACTGATAAACAGCACATTAAATTATACGATCTTGCGTCCAGGTGCGCTGACGGATGATGATGGTATGGGCATGATTCAAGCCAAAGAAAAATTAAACGAGCGTGGATCTATCCCTAGAGCGGATGTAGCAAGAACACTTGCTGCATGCCTCGGAAATGAAAAGGTTAACCACAAAGTCTTCGAGTTGATTGAGGGAGAAGTACCTATTCAAACTGCTCTTGAAAATCTCTAA
- a CDS encoding putative bifunctional diguanylate cyclase/phosphodiesterase: MPLKHAKTKKWTYIIAVLFTLHTVSTIGLMYNQSYLMYGIDLGIVVLFAILIYKMLIVKDSYAINLEQEILNHQETFAELEASRMKLQNIFDSIDVAIWSHNLKTNKLLITSGIEKLYGYPLQAFYDDSELWKKVIHPDDDEIIINRGVAIQNGLITTSEYRIMKPNGEIRWIQDRGIPFLNDNKELVDFNSILIDITERKRAEITIEHMAYYDELTGLPNRNGFLQTIEKQIKEADLQNRNLALLYVDLDRFNVLNDTLGHSFGDLLLQKVAELLKVTVGFYGTVFRRSGDEFLILLNFKEISEIKQKAEQIIQAFTKPFKLSGQEVFTTPSIGISTYPGNGSDSETLLKRADSALYQAKEKGRNNYQFFTEQRDSKMERRLTLEHGLRKALTNNEFFLVYQPLVHIGNNKILGVEALLRWNKEDEGMISPAEFIPIAEETGLILPIGEWVLREACLQGLRWHKNGFSDLLISVNISVRQLLEDSFIEKVECVLSETEFPPTSLELEITESTTMQNMEEALPILNSLREKGIRISVDDFGTGYSSLTYLRQLPVDTLKIDKMFIDDILTDSKAGAIVKTIIDMGHNLDFYVIAEGIETREQIDFLVEQGCVYGQGYHLYKPLHADELQIHLHKNVVMN, encoded by the coding sequence ATGCCATTAAAACACGCAAAAACAAAAAAATGGACCTATATCATAGCAGTTTTGTTTACCTTACATACTGTAAGCACAATTGGATTAATGTACAATCAGAGCTACTTGATGTATGGGATTGATCTAGGAATTGTTGTTCTTTTTGCAATTTTGATTTATAAAATGCTGATCGTAAAAGATAGTTATGCAATAAATTTAGAGCAGGAAATCTTAAATCATCAAGAAACGTTTGCTGAATTAGAAGCAAGCCGAATGAAGCTTCAAAATATATTTGACAGTATCGATGTTGCGATATGGTCACACAACCTAAAGACGAATAAACTTCTGATTACATCTGGTATTGAAAAATTATATGGTTATCCCCTGCAAGCTTTTTATGATGACTCAGAATTATGGAAAAAGGTCATTCATCCTGACGATGATGAGATCATTATTAACCGAGGTGTAGCTATTCAGAACGGATTGATCACAACAAGTGAGTATCGAATTATGAAGCCGAACGGTGAAATACGTTGGATACAAGATCGAGGAATTCCTTTTTTGAACGACAACAAAGAGCTAGTTGACTTCAACTCCATTCTTATTGATATTACAGAAAGAAAAAGAGCGGAGATCACGATTGAGCATATGGCTTATTATGATGAATTAACAGGACTGCCTAATCGTAATGGTTTTTTGCAGACGATAGAAAAACAAATAAAGGAAGCTGATCTTCAAAATCGAAATCTAGCTCTGTTGTATGTAGACCTAGATCGGTTTAACGTTCTGAACGATACACTTGGACATAGCTTTGGTGATCTGTTGCTACAGAAGGTAGCGGAACTTCTAAAGGTTACGGTAGGGTTTTACGGAACTGTGTTTAGGAGAAGTGGTGATGAATTTCTGATTTTGTTAAACTTTAAAGAAATCAGTGAGATCAAACAAAAAGCAGAGCAGATCATTCAAGCTTTTACAAAACCTTTTAAACTGAGTGGGCAAGAAGTATTTACAACACCAAGCATTGGAATCAGTACATATCCAGGAAATGGGTCAGACAGCGAAACGCTTTTAAAACGTGCTGACTCCGCTCTGTACCAGGCAAAGGAAAAAGGACGAAACAACTATCAGTTTTTTACAGAACAACGTGATAGCAAGATGGAAAGAAGGTTAACTCTCGAGCATGGTTTAAGAAAAGCTTTAACGAACAACGAGTTCTTCCTTGTTTATCAGCCTTTAGTTCATATCGGAAATAATAAGATTTTAGGTGTGGAAGCATTATTGCGCTGGAATAAAGAAGATGAGGGAATGATTTCTCCTGCTGAGTTTATTCCGATCGCTGAAGAAACGGGGCTGATCTTACCTATCGGAGAATGGGTGTTAAGAGAAGCGTGTTTGCAAGGTTTGAGATGGCATAAAAACGGCTTTAGTGATCTCTTGATCTCGGTAAATATATCGGTTAGGCAGCTGTTAGAAGACTCTTTTATCGAAAAAGTAGAATGTGTTCTTTCTGAAACAGAATTTCCACCTACTTCACTAGAGTTGGAGATCACAGAAAGTACAACGATGCAAAACATGGAGGAAGCTCTTCCGATTTTGAATTCTTTAAGGGAAAAAGGAATTCGCATATCAGTCGATGACTTTGGTACAGGTTACTCCTCATTAACATATCTGAGACAGTTGCCTGTTGATACATTAAAGATAGATAAAATGTTCATCGATGATATTTTGACAGATTCAAAAGCAGGAGCGATTGTAAAAACAATAATTGATATGGGACATAATCTTGATTTTTACGTAATTGCAGAAGGAATTGAAACCCGTGAGCAGATCGATTTTTTAGTAGAGCAGGGGTGTGTATACGGACAAGGCTATCACTTGTACAAACCGCTTCATGCTGATGAACTTCAAATACACTTACATAAGAATGTTGTTATGAATTAG
- a CDS encoding rhodanese-like domain-containing protein, with amino-acid sequence MEELKEISPSEVKQLLQEGKKISLIDVREDEEVAEGKIPEATHIKMGEIPVRLDEINKDEEHIIVCRSGRRSENVAYFLQDHGFKVKNMTGGMLEYNKD; translated from the coding sequence ATGGAAGAATTAAAAGAAATTTCACCGTCAGAAGTTAAGCAATTGCTCCAAGAGGGTAAAAAGATTTCTCTAATTGATGTTCGTGAAGATGAAGAAGTAGCTGAAGGGAAGATCCCAGAGGCAACTCATATTAAAATGGGTGAGATACCCGTTCGATTAGATGAAATAAACAAAGACGAAGAACACATCATCGTCTGCCGTTCCGGACGACGCAGTGAGAATGTAGCTTATTTCCTGCAAGATCATGGATTTAAGGTGAAGAATATGACTGGCGGTATGTTGGAATATAATAAAGACTAA
- the leuS gene encoding leucine--tRNA ligase, giving the protein MYYNHKTIEKKWQQFWDENKTFQTKEEYDKKKFYALDMFPYPSGAGLHVGHPEGYTATDILSRMKRMQGYNVLHPMGWDAFGLPAEQYALDTGNDPAEFTETNINTFRRQIKELGFSYDWDREVNTTDPSYYKWTQWIFIQLYKKGLAYVDEVPVNWCEALGTVLANEEVIDGKSERGGHPVVRKPMRQWMLKITAYADRLLEDLDELDWPESLKDMQRNWIGRSEGAEVHFDVDGHSSKITVFTTRPDTLFGATYLVLAPENKLVNDIVTEDQKESVTAYQRQVETKSDLERTELAKEKSGVFTGAYAIHPVTGAKLPIWIADYVLASYGTGAIMAVPAHDERDHEFAVKFELPIAEVVAGGNVLDEAYTGDGEHVNSDFLNGMQKEEAITTMNEWLSENKKGEKKITYRLRDWLFSRQRYWGEPIPVIHWEDGTMSTVSEDQLPLLLPVVKEIKPSGTGESPLANVEEWVNVVDPETGKKGRRETNTMPQWAGSCWYYLRYIDPKNEEQLASPEKLKHWLPVDIYIGGAEHAVLHLLYARFWHKVMYDLGIVPTKEPFQKLFNQGMILGENNEKMSKSKGNVVNPDEIVSSHGADTLRLYEMFMGPLDASIAWSTTGLDGARRFLDRVWRLLLAEDGEKINPSIQDTNGTEAFNRLYHMTVKKVTEDYEGLRFNTAISQLMVFVNEANKQEVLPKDFMQGFVKMLSPIAPHICEELWEMLGGEGSIAYASWPVWDEAQLVENEVEIVVQVNGKLKAKMTIAANISGSDMEEAALKDESVQQSIEGKTIRKVITVPGKLVNIVAN; this is encoded by the coding sequence ATGTATTATAACCACAAAACAATCGAGAAAAAGTGGCAGCAGTTCTGGGATGAGAACAAAACGTTCCAAACAAAAGAAGAATATGATAAAAAGAAATTTTACGCGCTAGATATGTTTCCTTATCCATCTGGAGCAGGCCTTCACGTAGGTCACCCGGAAGGTTACACGGCGACAGATATACTATCTAGAATGAAGCGTATGCAAGGATACAATGTGCTTCATCCGATGGGATGGGATGCTTTTGGACTTCCTGCAGAACAGTATGCGCTTGATACAGGAAACGACCCAGCAGAATTTACAGAAACAAACATCAACACGTTCCGCAGACAGATTAAAGAGCTTGGTTTCTCTTATGACTGGGATCGTGAAGTAAACACAACTGATCCTTCTTATTACAAGTGGACACAATGGATTTTTATCCAGCTTTATAAAAAAGGACTTGCGTATGTAGATGAAGTACCTGTGAACTGGTGTGAAGCGCTTGGAACAGTACTTGCAAACGAAGAAGTCATTGATGGGAAAAGTGAACGCGGAGGTCATCCTGTCGTTCGTAAACCTATGAGACAATGGATGCTTAAAATTACAGCATACGCTGACAGACTGTTAGAAGATCTAGATGAACTAGATTGGCCTGAGAGCTTGAAAGACATGCAGCGAAACTGGATCGGCCGATCAGAGGGAGCAGAAGTCCACTTTGACGTTGATGGACATTCTTCTAAGATCACTGTTTTCACAACACGACCAGATACACTTTTTGGTGCAACATACTTAGTGCTAGCTCCTGAAAATAAACTAGTAAACGATATTGTAACTGAAGACCAAAAAGAGTCAGTAACGGCTTATCAAAGACAAGTAGAAACAAAGTCTGATCTTGAACGTACAGAACTTGCAAAAGAAAAGTCTGGTGTATTTACCGGTGCATATGCTATTCATCCTGTAACAGGTGCAAAACTTCCGATCTGGATTGCAGACTATGTTCTAGCAAGCTATGGAACGGGTGCAATCATGGCGGTTCCTGCGCATGATGAACGTGACCACGAGTTCGCGGTTAAGTTTGAACTTCCGATCGCAGAAGTGGTTGCTGGCGGAAATGTATTAGATGAAGCGTACACAGGTGATGGTGAACACGTAAATTCTGATTTCTTGAATGGCATGCAAAAAGAAGAAGCGATTACAACGATGAACGAATGGCTTTCTGAGAACAAAAAAGGTGAGAAGAAGATCACGTATCGTCTTCGTGACTGGTTATTCTCTCGTCAGCGTTATTGGGGCGAGCCAATCCCGGTCATCCACTGGGAAGATGGCACGATGTCGACGGTTTCAGAAGATCAGCTTCCTCTTCTTCTACCGGTTGTTAAAGAGATCAAACCTTCAGGAACAGGAGAATCCCCACTTGCTAACGTAGAAGAGTGGGTAAACGTTGTAGATCCTGAAACAGGAAAGAAAGGACGTCGTGAAACGAATACGATGCCGCAATGGGCAGGAAGCTGTTGGTATTATCTTCGTTATATCGATCCGAAAAATGAGGAGCAATTAGCATCTCCTGAAAAGTTGAAGCATTGGCTACCAGTTGATATTTATATTGGTGGAGCGGAGCACGCGGTGCTGCATCTTCTTTATGCTCGTTTCTGGCACAAGGTTATGTATGATCTTGGTATCGTTCCGACAAAAGAGCCTTTCCAAAAACTTTTCAACCAAGGAATGATTCTTGGGGAGAATAATGAAAAGATGAGTAAATCTAAAGGAAACGTTGTGAATCCTGATGAGATTGTATCAAGCCATGGTGCAGATACACTACGTTTGTATGAGATGTTCATGGGTCCACTTGATGCTTCCATCGCATGGAGCACAACTGGTTTAGATGGAGCTCGCAGATTCCTTGATCGTGTTTGGAGATTACTTCTTGCTGAAGATGGAGAGAAGATAAATCCTTCTATTCAAGATACAAATGGAACTGAAGCCTTCAATCGTCTTTATCATATGACGGTTAAGAAAGTAACTGAAGATTATGAAGGGCTTCGCTTTAATACAGCCATTTCACAATTGATGGTATTTGTTAATGAAGCGAACAAGCAGGAAGTTCTTCCAAAAGATTTCATGCAAGGTTTTGTTAAGATGCTTTCCCCGATCGCTCCGCATATTTGCGAAGAGCTTTGGGAAATGCTAGGTGGAGAAGGCAGTATCGCTTATGCTTCTTGGCCAGTTTGGGATGAAGCGCAACTAGTAGAAAATGAAGTTGAAATTGTTGTGCAAGTGAACGGCAAACTTAAAGCGAAGATGACGATTGCCGCAAACATCAGTGGTTCTGATATGGAAGAGGCTGCTTTAAAAGATGAATCCGTTCAACAAAGCATTGAAGGAAAGACGATTCGCAAAGTCATTACAGTTCCAGGTAAGCTTGTGAATATCGTAGCGAATTAA
- a CDS encoding biotin transporter BioY, with product MHESNQKLKMSLYAALMAGITAILAQLTIPLPVVPITGQTLAIGLCATILGRKYGTLAVMIYVTMGAIGLPVFSEAKGGFMVLIGPTGGYIVGFIIAAYFTGLILEKTSFTLMPAIVANVVGMVITLVFGAVQLKFIASLSWEQAMSGGVIPFLLVGVIKAILAAVLGVTIRRRLMSAKLLPKEETRAA from the coding sequence ATGCATGAAAGTAATCAAAAACTGAAGATGTCACTATACGCAGCACTTATGGCAGGAATTACAGCGATCCTCGCGCAACTGACTATCCCTCTCCCGGTAGTTCCAATTACGGGACAGACTTTAGCGATTGGGCTTTGCGCAACCATTTTAGGTCGGAAATACGGTACACTAGCTGTTATGATCTATGTCACAATGGGTGCGATCGGTCTCCCCGTTTTCTCTGAAGCTAAAGGTGGATTCATGGTCCTGATCGGTCCAACAGGTGGTTATATCGTCGGCTTTATCATAGCTGCTTATTTCACTGGCCTCATTTTAGAGAAGACAAGTTTTACTCTAATGCCTGCTATTGTTGCAAACGTTGTGGGTATGGTGATCACACTTGTTTTTGGTGCCGTTCAATTAAAGTTTATTGCAAGCCTTAGCTGGGAACAAGCGATGAGTGGCGGTGTTATTCCTTTTTTGCTCGTCGGAGTAATCAAAGCCATTTTAGCAGCTGTTCTTGGCGTTACGATCAGAAGAAGATTAATGTCAGCTAAACTGCTTCCAAAAGAAGAGACAAGAGCCGCTTAA
- a CDS encoding MDR family MFS transporter, with the protein MPAKVWLLIIGMALNVTGSSFLWPINTIFIHEHLGKSLTVAGIVLLLNSGAGIIGNLTGGLLFDKLGGYKTIMLGVSISFTTSFLLIWFHDFWMYSVLLVFMGFGMGIVFPSMYALAGTMWREGGRKAFNRIYIAQNVGVALGAALGGFAASYSFTLSFISCSTLSFVFFIIVLFGFKGIDKTDEASVQTVFSQRKRIHNKEAFIALLILCGGYLLAWIGYVQWQSTIAAYTQSLGVSLKMYSLLWTVNGVFIVLGQPLVNLFLKKWLHSTTSQILVGYCIFVISFVMVGNAKDFSGFMLAMIVLTVGEMLVWPGVPSIAAELAPEGRAGFYQGIVNSTATGGRMLGPLFGGMIADIFNISVLFQTIIGLMVLAFILTIIYSKSRHAIMQTEVPQQAS; encoded by the coding sequence ATGCCAGCGAAAGTATGGCTGCTCATTATTGGAATGGCGCTTAATGTGACGGGCTCAAGTTTCTTGTGGCCGATCAATACGATTTTTATACATGAACACCTTGGTAAATCACTTACCGTAGCAGGAATTGTTCTTCTGTTGAATTCCGGTGCCGGAATCATCGGCAACTTAACGGGAGGATTATTGTTTGATAAATTAGGAGGCTACAAAACGATTATGCTTGGAGTCTCCATTTCATTTACAACTTCCTTCTTATTAATCTGGTTTCATGATTTTTGGATGTACAGTGTCCTTCTTGTTTTTATGGGCTTTGGAATGGGAATCGTCTTTCCCTCTATGTATGCATTAGCAGGAACGATGTGGAGAGAGGGTGGAAGAAAGGCTTTTAATAGAATCTATATTGCTCAGAATGTAGGGGTAGCACTCGGGGCTGCCCTTGGTGGTTTTGCAGCTTCTTATTCTTTTACACTCTCTTTCATCAGTTGTTCCACTCTTTCTTTTGTATTTTTTATTATTGTGTTGTTCGGTTTTAAAGGAATCGATAAAACTGATGAAGCTTCTGTACAGACAGTCTTCTCTCAACGTAAAAGAATTCATAACAAAGAAGCGTTTATAGCACTATTGATTTTATGCGGAGGATATCTGTTGGCTTGGATCGGTTATGTTCAGTGGCAGTCCACGATCGCCGCTTATACTCAATCACTAGGGGTAAGTCTGAAAATGTATAGTTTACTCTGGACCGTTAATGGTGTGTTTATCGTTCTCGGTCAGCCATTAGTAAATCTTTTCCTGAAAAAATGGCTGCATTCAACAACATCGCAAATTTTGGTCGGATATTGTATATTCGTCATTTCTTTTGTGATGGTGGGAAATGCGAAAGACTTTAGTGGCTTTATGTTGGCGATGATTGTACTCACTGTTGGTGAGATGCTCGTTTGGCCGGGCGTTCCTTCCATCGCAGCAGAGCTCGCTCCTGAAGGCAGAGCCGGATTCTATCAAGGAATCGTAAACTCAACAGCCACAGGGGGAAGGATGCTCGGACCGTTGTTTGGGGGAATGATTGCAGATATTTTCAACATATCCGTATTGTTTCAAACGATTATTGGTCTGATGGTACTTGCTTTCATTTTAACGATCATATACAGCAAGAGTCGACATGCCATTATGCAAACTGAAGTTCCTCAACAAGCTTCTTGA